In Xiphophorus couchianus chromosome 24, X_couchianus-1.0, whole genome shotgun sequence, a single genomic region encodes these proteins:
- the LOC114140628 gene encoding uncharacterized protein LOC114140628 isoform X1, with protein sequence MDLLGTVLLLVLVGSEAQNLVNVTVELGQDVTLNCSFNSSDFFWFMKIHSQFRAEIGRIRSSSSPVCSSPDFKSKFSMSGNQLVIKTVSAEDSRLYYCGMRQSDQMVYKDTFSLSVVPSVRPTTSIPSIPSIPSVPRSSTPPCPATGRFVQPVTAVSLGLNAVLLAAAVGFLCVYIRRNGSCSCCCRAKGSAAYNMENDDMQSPQYEEIQLPPTPVPVRVSSECIYYKAQHPNSKMRQY encoded by the exons ATGGATCTGCTGGGGacggttctgctgctggttctggtgggATCAGAGGCCCAGAACCTGGTGAATGTTACTGTAGAACTGGGTCAGGATGTGACTTTAAACTGCTCCTTTAACAGTAGTGACTTTTTCTGGTTCATGAAGATCCACAGCCAGTTCAGAGCAGAAATTGGACGTATTCGTTCTTCATCATCCCCTGTCTGCAGCTCTCCAGACTTTAAATCAAAGTTCTCCATGTCTGGAAACCAGCTGGTGATTAAAACCGTCTCTGCTGAGGACAGCAGGCTGTACTACTGTGGGATGAGGCAGAGCGATCAGATGGTTTACAAAGACACCTTCAGTCTATCAG TCGTCCCCTCGGTTCGTCCAACCACATCCATCCCATCCATCCCGTCCATCCCGTCCGTCCCCCGGTCATCAACCCCTCCCTGCCCCGCAACAGGGCGGTTCGTTCAGCCCGTCACGGCGGTTTCTCTGGGCCTCAATGCCGtcctgctggctgctgctgttg gttttctttgtGTCTATATAAGGAGGAAcggcagctgcagctgctgctgcagggcgAAGGGCTCTGCAGCATACAACATGGAGAACGACGACATGCAGAGCCCACAG TACGAGGAGATCCAGCTGCCCCCCACTCCGGTTCCGGTTCGGGTTTCATCAGAATGCATCTACTACAAAGCTCAACATCCCAACTCCAAGATGCGTCAATACTGA